In Allorhodopirellula heiligendammensis, a genomic segment contains:
- a CDS encoding tyrosine-type recombinase/integrase — translation DAARGLVHVHRGKGAKDRCVPIANSTLLLLRKYWTTHCHPRLLFPADGRNHTLARQGISRAKNPMSETAVQGAMKRITTKMNLAKKVTIHTLRHSYATHLLEAQVSLKVIQRYMGHSSLATTLVYLHLTDTAEANARNVIEGLFMLNDSPEPSGQAVNR, via the coding sequence TGATGCCGCCCGTGGGCTGGTGCATGTTCATCGCGGCAAAGGAGCCAAGGATCGATGTGTGCCGATCGCCAATTCCACGCTCCTGCTGCTCAGAAAGTATTGGACAACACATTGCCACCCGCGGCTACTCTTCCCCGCCGACGGACGCAATCATACGCTTGCTCGCCAAGGTATCAGTCGCGCCAAGAACCCCATGAGCGAAACGGCCGTCCAGGGTGCCATGAAGCGGATCACAACGAAAATGAACTTGGCTAAGAAAGTCACCATTCATACGCTGCGCCACTCGTACGCGACCCATCTACTCGAGGCGCAGGTCAGTTTGAAAGTGATCCAAAGGTATATGGGGCACTCGTCGCTGGCGACCACGCTTGTGTACTTGCACCTGACGGACACAGCCGAAGCGAACGCACGCAATGTGATCGAGGGGCTCTTTATGCTCAACGATTCTCCTGAGCCGAGTGGTCAAGCGGTGAATCGCTAA
- a CDS encoding IS91 family transposase — protein sequence MVSVADALRQFAPAYLQQHTDSISIAQDKVLGAITRCRTGALGGVHYECSGCGREHWVGRSCGNRHCPNCGHEKTQFWIEKQSAKLLPVHHFLVTFTVPREIGSVLRGSQRDGYRCLFDASRQSIRDVGSVTKSLNGCNLGFFGVLHTWGRDPAVYHPHIHYVVPGGGVKLDEQGRAESWHSTAKNFLFHHGTLMKVYKAKLADELRAAGLYSQVDSVVWTKKFVVDIQAVGHGVPTLKYLAPYVHRVAINDSRIVDVNEETVTYRIRRKGNRMETKAVPGETFVENFAQHVLPTNFMKIRHYGWMSGNSKISVDEVKWLVWIQLGWTFWLASGYAPQPEKLTAPMKCIDCGGEMRVTEVTYRSLGSMGVRPEHGQTFYDSG from the coding sequence ATGGTTTCGGTCGCGGATGCCTTGCGGCAATTCGCACCGGCATACTTGCAGCAGCATACTGATTCGATTTCGATCGCTCAAGACAAAGTCCTCGGCGCGATCACGCGTTGCCGCACCGGCGCTCTCGGTGGCGTTCACTACGAGTGCAGCGGTTGCGGGCGAGAGCACTGGGTAGGTCGCTCGTGTGGCAATCGACATTGTCCGAATTGCGGTCATGAGAAGACGCAGTTCTGGATCGAAAAACAGTCTGCCAAGTTATTGCCGGTCCATCACTTCCTGGTCACTTTTACGGTGCCCAGAGAGATAGGCTCGGTGCTGCGCGGGTCTCAACGAGACGGCTATCGCTGTCTGTTTGACGCTAGCAGGCAGAGCATTCGCGATGTGGGCTCGGTGACCAAGAGTTTGAATGGATGCAATCTCGGCTTCTTCGGAGTCCTGCATACTTGGGGCCGTGATCCGGCGGTCTACCATCCACACATTCACTACGTCGTTCCTGGTGGCGGAGTGAAGTTGGATGAGCAGGGCCGAGCGGAATCGTGGCATAGCACCGCGAAAAACTTTCTGTTTCATCACGGCACGTTGATGAAGGTCTACAAAGCGAAGTTGGCTGACGAACTGCGTGCCGCAGGTCTGTACTCGCAAGTCGATAGTGTCGTGTGGACAAAGAAGTTTGTGGTCGACATCCAGGCGGTCGGTCACGGGGTGCCGACTTTGAAATATCTCGCTCCGTACGTGCATCGCGTTGCGATCAACGACAGCCGGATCGTGGATGTCAACGAAGAAACGGTGACGTATCGAATTCGCCGCAAAGGCAATCGGATGGAGACCAAGGCGGTTCCTGGCGAAACGTTCGTCGAAAACTTCGCGCAGCACGTGCTGCCGACGAACTTCATGAAGATCCGTCACTATGGCTGGATGAGCGGTAACAGCAAGATCTCGGTTGACGAAGTGAAGTGGCTCGTATGGATCCAGTTGGGCTGGACGTTCTGGCTAGCCAGCGGCTACGCACCGCAGCCTGAGAAGTTGACGGCACCGATGAAGTGCATCGATTGTGGCGGCGAGATGCGGGTGACCGAAGTGACCTACCGCTCACTCGGTTCGATGGGCGTTCGTCCCGAACACGGACAGACCTTCTACGACAGCGGGTAA
- a CDS encoding WG repeat-containing protein, protein MRDNLYFIRRNGKCGYVNRQGDIVVDPVYSDATGFADGLGCVQDGMDLHILNVNGKVEATIENASIFGHSFSEGYLCVDRNDKLGFVDEHGNVVIDFEFQRAADVVQGMAIVQLSDDRYGLISTMGDWVFEPQYNYITEYWPDSKLTAVVVDDYRWSLRPLDGSDRLQREFASTHQEREGLLPVCPEQDGKWGWVDTRCTDVVSEQFDGTGTAFFDGTIAVVTDNRWGVSDTRGNLLVQQKYNFTGNLHFGRRRFYEGAAKPGTLVGGKYGFLDAAGEIAIPARFDGALDFVGDAAMVTVGQRRDAKLGWINENGEFFWNPNR, encoded by the coding sequence ATGCGCGATAATCTCTACTTCATTCGACGCAATGGAAAGTGCGGCTACGTCAATCGCCAAGGTGATATCGTTGTCGATCCCGTGTACTCCGACGCAACTGGATTTGCTGACGGTCTCGGTTGCGTACAGGATGGTATGGACCTCCACATTCTGAACGTCAACGGGAAGGTCGAGGCAACGATCGAAAATGCGTCCATATTTGGGCACTCATTCTCAGAGGGTTATCTCTGTGTTGACCGAAATGACAAACTTGGATTTGTCGATGAACACGGAAATGTTGTCATCGATTTCGAGTTTCAACGTGCCGCTGACGTTGTGCAGGGCATGGCGATTGTTCAGTTGAGCGATGACCGTTACGGACTGATCTCGACAATGGGCGACTGGGTCTTTGAACCGCAGTACAACTACATCACTGAGTACTGGCCGGACTCGAAGCTCACAGCAGTAGTCGTAGATGATTATCGTTGGTCACTTCGGCCACTTGATGGTAGCGATCGGCTCCAACGCGAATTCGCATCAACCCATCAGGAGCGAGAAGGATTGCTGCCTGTTTGTCCAGAACAAGATGGGAAATGGGGTTGGGTAGATACTCGTTGCACGGACGTAGTCTCTGAACAATTTGACGGGACGGGAACTGCATTTTTCGACGGAACTATTGCGGTCGTCACGGACAACCGCTGGGGCGTTTCGGATACACGCGGCAACCTGCTTGTCCAGCAGAAATACAACTTCACGGGAAACCTGCATTTTGGTCGACGCCGTTTTTATGAGGGTGCTGCAAAACCGGGTACCCTTGTAGGCGGGAAATATGGTTTCTTGGATGCGGCGGGCGAAATTGCAATTCCAGCAAGATTCGACGGAGCCCTCGACTTTGTTGGCGATGCAGCAATGGTGACGGTGGGCCAGCGACGAGATGCCAAGCTTGGGTGGATAAACGAGAATGGAGAGTTCTTTTGGAACCCCAATCGCTAA